From the Marispirochaeta aestuarii genome, the window GCCTGGACAGCCCCCTGTTTCCCATGCGGGGAGCTGCCCTGGAAATGATGTTTCAACGGGGTATCCCGACACCCTTCTCCTCCCGGGAGTTCAGCACCTTTTCCACCAGAGGCGAGTTCCAAATCCCCCTGGGAAGAAATCTTTCCCTGGGTTACCTTTTTGATGCCGGTGTAGACTTCACCGGAGAGGTTGACCACCCGGATTCCGCACCGTATCTGCACAAGCCCGAGCTGGGGGGACGCCGTCTTTTTCCAAATCCCCTTTCTGCGGATAAACGTTTCGGAAGCTTTGTTCTAGGCAACGGTCTGGAACTGACCAGGCGACTGAGGTTTATGGAAAGGACCCTTCCCCTCCCCCTCTTCGCCCGGTTTCATTTTGCCTCCGGTCTGGTCTACAGGGAGTTTGACAGCCCCGGGGAGATCGAACCTCTCCTTCACTGGAGTTCCTCCCTGGGTGCAGGCCTCAGACTCAACGACGGCTTCGGCGTGCTTTTGCGGGGCGGCCTGGCCGGCAGTGGAAACGGGGTTCTTTCTCCATATTTCGCCATCGATCTGGGAACACTGCAGAGCAGAAGGCTCTTCTGATGACAATCATCCTGACGACAGGATACCCCTTTTTTACAGCCCCTCTTCCTTGACAGCCTGATATACCCGTGTAAATATTCTGTAATATCACTCCGGGGGAGTACCTGTATGAGCAGCACCAGTTACACGAAACTTGAGCCAGTAGAAATCGATTCCGTAAAAATACCCTGCAGTTATTGCCACACCCTGGTCCTCGGCAGCGGTTGCGCCTCTTTAAGTACGGCGGTCCGCCTGAAACGCGCAGGCCTTGAGGATTTATGCATTGTAACCGACAACATCTTCGGCGGAACATCCCGCAATACCGGTTCGGACAAACAGACATACTATAAATTGAGCGATTCAACCAGGGATCCCGACACGCCCTACCGCATGGCCGAAGCCCTGACAGCCGGCGGAGCCATGCACGGCGACATAGCCCTTATCGAAGCCATCGGATCGGAGAACGGCTTTTACAACCTGGTGGGGATGGGTGTCCCCTTTCCGTACAACCCCTGGGGAGGATTTACCGGCTACAAAACCGACCATGATCCGCTGCAGCGGGGTGTATCCCTGGGCCCTTACACTTCAAAACTGATGACCGAATACCTGGAAAGGGAATGCCGTACCCTGGGAATCGATATCATGGACCATCACGACGTGGTAAAACTGATAAGGCTGGATGACCGGGCAGCCGGAGCACTGATCATGAATAAGCGGGAAATGGATACGGACTCCCGGGGGCTCAGGCTTATTCTCTGCGACAACCTGGTTTTCGGTCTCGGAGGCCCCGGCGGTTTCTATGAAAAAACGGTCTATCCAAAACCGCAAAACGGAGGCATCGGGCTGGCCCTGGAAATCGGGGCGACAGCTGCCAACCTGACGGAATCCCAGTATGGTCTTACCTCCCAGAAATTCCGCTGGAACCTCTCCGGCAGTTACCATCAGGTTCTGCCCCGCTACTACAGCATAGACGGGGAGACCGGTGAGACCTTCGATTTTCTGAACGACTATTTTCCCGACATGGCTTCCCTTATGAACGCAGTCTTTCTGAAGGGCTACCAGTGGCCCTTCGATCCCCGCAAGATCCCCGATTACGGCTCCTCCCTGCTGGACGTTCTGGTTTACCGGGAAACGGAGATCCTGGGACGCAAAGTCTATATGGATTTCCGGGAGAACCCGAAAGGGAACGATCACATCGGCCGCTTCGATCCCGCTCTTCTGGGCCGGGAAGCGGCTGAATACTGGAGAAACTCCGGCATAGACGGAACAACGCCTATAGAACGGCTCAGGCAGCTGAATCCCGCGGCCATTCAGCTCTACCTGGACCACAACATCGATCTTGCCGCAGAACCCCTGGAGATGGCGGTCTCCGCCCAGCACAACAACGGAGGACTCGCCGCGGATATCTGGTGGGAGTCGGTGAACATCCGGCGGCTGTTCCCGGTGGGGGAAGCCAACGGCACCCACGGCGCGGCCCGCCCCGGCGGAACCGCCCTTAACTCCGGACAGGTGGGAGCCTTCCGGGCGGCCCAGAAAATCGCCCTTGCCTACCGGGACAAGACTCTGGATACGGAGAAGGCCCGGGATTCCGGCCGCCGGGCTGCCTCAGAAATACTGGGAATACTACAGCAATTAACAGCCGGAACCCCTGTTCCCGACTGCGACAGAGAGTACAAGACCGGGTTTCAGCAGCGCATGAGCAGATATGCCGCCGCTGTGAGGAGCGCACAGACAGCAAAAGAGGCAAAGGCGGCCGCCGAAAAGCAGCAGAAAGATTACACCGAACTGCGGGTCGATCCCATGCGTCTTTCTATAGCCCTCAAGCTGCGGCACATGGTCTTTGCCCATCGGATGTACCTTGAAGCCATAGCCGACTATATTCAGCAGGGAGGCGGAAGCCGGGCATCCTCCCTGGTTATAGCCGCGGAGGGGCAGGAAGGAACCCCGGTTCATCCCCTCTTACCTGACTGGCGCATAGTGCCGGAGAACCTGAAGCTGCGGGGCAGGATTCAACACATCCGCTGGAACCCCGACACAAAGAAACCGGAGTTCGACTGGATTGACACACGGCCCATTCCGACGGAGGATTCCTGGTTCGAGACGGTCTGGGCCCGATACCTCGACGGTTCGGTGTTCAAATAAATTGCTGGAAATCACACTATATGGAGTATCAAATGAGTTTCAATCCCTTAGCCCCCATTGAAAAAAACGACAAGGATCTCTACGCCTATGTGGAACACGGCAGAAGTATGGCCCTTGAAGCCGGATCCCTGGGAAGGATGGAAAAACTGCTTATCGCCATGGCCCTGGACGCCGCCCATGGAGCAGCCAACGGGGTAAAATCCCTTGCCCTTCAGGCTATGGAGGCCGGAGCGAGCAGAGAACAGGTTATGGAGGCCCTGCGGGTCGCCGCCTACATCAGCGGTGTGGGAAGCGTCTACACAGCGGCGGCAGGGCTTCAGGACGTACTGAACTGAGCCTTTAAAAAATCCCCCTGCGGACGGAAGCCGTCAGGGGGGACTGTTATTGCGGTCCAAGGATCTTACTCTCTGGCAATCTCCAGAATCGCCTTTACGTCTTTCTCCGACAGCTTAACGTAATTACCCACTCCGCTCCCCCGTTCCTGGAAGGTTTTGGCGGCAATCTCATCGAAACGGTCCGCAGAAACCCCCAGTTCTTTCAGGGTCACCGGCATACCGATGGACGAAAAGAAGGCCTTGAGCCGCTCGATTCCCTCAAGAGCGGTCCGTTCGGGATTGTCGAAACGCTCGTCCACGTTCCAGACCCGGACGGCGAACTGCACAAAGCGGGTAACATCGTGCTTGTAGATATGCTTCATCCAGGCGGGCTGGATTACCGCAAGACCGGCGCCGTGGGCTACATCGTATATACCCGAGAGCTCATGCTCGATCTGATGGGATCCGAAATCCCCGATGCGGCCGGTGCTTAAAAGATCGTTATGGGCCACCGTTGAGGCCCACATGATCTCGGCCCGGGCATCGTAATCCTCCGGATTTTCAATAACCAGAGGCGCATTCTCGATAACCGTCTTCAAGGTGGCCTCGCAGAGCCGGTCGGTAAAGCCGACTTTCTGCACGTTGGTAAAATAGCGCTCCATAACGTGGGACATAATATCCGCTATGCCGCTGGCTGTCTGGTACGGAGGAAGACTGAAGGTGAGCTCCGGGTTCATGATGGCGAATTTCGGGCGAAAGAGCTCATTGTTGCGGCCCCGCTTGTACCATCCATTCTCATTGGTCAGAACACAGCTCTGGGAGGCCTCGCTTCCGGCTGCGGGGATGGTCAGAATAACTCCCACGGGCATACATGCCTTCGGGTCGGCCTTGCCGATGAAGTAGTCCCAGACATCCTGATCGGGATTCGCCACCCCCGCGGCGATTCCCTTGGCGGAGTCAATGACGCTGCCTCCTCCCAGGGCCAGAATAAGCCCGATGTCCTTTCTTTTACAGAGCTCTATTCCCTCCCGGACAAGACCGAGCCTGGGGTTCGGCATAACGCCGCCGAGTTCGCTATACTCGATTCCTTCGGCCTTGAGTGAAGCGACTACCGTATCGAAAAGACCGGATTTCTTGACCCGGTCGCTTCCGTAATGGATAAGAACTGACTTTGAATATTCGGCGGCTCGTTTTCCCACCTCTTTTTCCGTTCCTTTTCCAAATACTATCTTTGTAGGACTGGCGAATTCAAAATTATTCATAATATTGTTCTCCGTTGTATGATGTCATAGTAATTATTGCATATAGTACAGGCTGTCGCAAGTATTGCCCTCCGGCAGGTTTACAGGCGCATGTTGATTCCGCCTCCGTACTCAGGGGGATTGGCAAGTTTCGCGTATAGAGTAAGAACCCCATCGCGCACCCGGGGCTCGGGACGCTTCCAGGACAAACGCCGTTTTTCCAGTACTTGAGCATCCACCTTTATATCAAGACGCCTCCCGGGTACATCGATACGGATTGTATCGCCATCCTCCACTAGGGCGAGGGGGCCCCCCTCCGCTGCCTCGGGAGAAACCTGACAGATATATGGGCCTTTGGCAAATCCGGAGATACGACCATCCGTCACCAGTGCGCAACTCGACTCCAATCCCAGGGCGTTCAGAAAACCGATAACCTTGAAAACCTCGTTGAAGCCCGGTCCCCCTTTCGGGCCTTCGTAGCGCAGGACAAGTACGTCGCCGGCCTTGATTCTGTGGTCGCGCAAAGCCCGGATGGCCTCCTCCTGACTGTGAAACACTCTGGCCGGCCCTTCGTGGCACAGCATATCCCTGGGAATAACCGGCGTGCGGACTATAGCAGAGGATGCCAGGTTTCCTCTCAATACGACAAGCCCGTTTTCAGCGGTGGGATTGCTGAGCTCGCGAATTATATCCGACGGCCTGAAAACCGCATTATCCAGCAGCTCCTTAAGAGTCTGGCCGCTGACACTTGCCGCATCAGTCTCCAGGTGGCTTTCAATCGATTTCAAGACTGCCTGAACCCCGCCGGCTGCGTCAAAATCAGACATGGAGTAGGTCCCGGAAGGGGTTACATTGGTAATGCAGGGAACCTGGTCACTGAACTTCTCGATGAGGTCGAGGTTTATTTCATCCTCCCAGCGTTTTTCGTAGGCCAGAGCCAGCAGATGAGCGATAGCGTTGGTCGATCCCCCCAGGGCATGGAGGGCCTTTATCGCATTGCGCACAGACTTTTTCGTGATCAGGTCCGAGGAGCGTATATCGTCATTGGTCAGCTGTACTATCCTTCTGCCCGATTCCTTTGCCTGCCATAAACGGCGGGCTGATACAGCCGGCGCCGTTCCGCCGCCGGGAAGACACAATCCCATGGCCTCAACAAGGCACTGCATGGTATTGGCAGTCCCCAGAATTGCACAGGACCCGGCGCCGGGGCATGAGGCATTCTCGATGTCTGCCAGTTCTTCTTCGCTGATCCCCGGCTCGCCTATACCGTACAAATAGCATTCTTCATCCAGATTGGCGATTGTGACGCTGCCTCCGCAGGAACCGCCGGAGGACATGGGACCGCCGGGAACGAAGATTACGGGAATGTCGAGTCTGGCTGCCGCCAGCAGATGGGCCGGTACATTTTTGTCGCAGGACGATATAAGAACCAGCGCGTCCAAAAGGCCTATTTTCGTTATCGCCTCGACCTCCGCGGCAATAATGTCCCGGGTAGGAAGATCATAGCGCATGCCATGTTCCCCGACCGCCATGGGACACTGGGCCGGACTGTTGAATTCGAAGGGCGCACCTCCCGCCTGCCAGACTCCCGCTTTTACCGCATCAGCCACCGCGCGCAGATGAATATGCCCCGGGCTGGTCTCGCCCCAGGAGTTTGCTATGCCGATTCGGGGACGCTTCAAATCCTCCGAATCGTAGCCCATCGACTTTAACAGCGAACGGGCCCGGGCATTCTCAGGCCTCTGAATGAATTCCAGGTTCTCTTTGTATCCGCTCATGAGTTTTCTTCTCCTAATTTATCCAGGTCTTCTAGGCGCTGTACACACCACCGTTAATATCCAGGGTCGCCCCGGTAATAAAACCGTCGTACTCACTGGCCAGGAAAGCGACCGCCCGGGCCACATCCTCGCATACACCTGCCCGCCCCAGGGGAATTCCCCGGATTGTCTCGTTCTTTGACTCTTCCGTCGTGTGGGTGGCATGAAAACGGGACCCCAGAATCAGTCCCGGCGCCACGGCGTTTACCCGGACTCCGTACTCAGCCAGCTCAACAGAGAGAGACCGGGTAAAAGTCAGTACCGCTCCCTTGGCAGTCGAATAAACCAGGCTTCCCGTGTGACCGCCCTTGCGTCCCGCCAGGGAAGCGAGATTAACCACTGAGCTGCAGCCTGATTTTTTCAGCAGGGGAAGCGCTTCGCGGGTAACAAGTATCATGGAATCCAGGTTCACCGACATAACCTTGCGGTAAAAATCCATATCCAGATCTTCAAGGGACCTTCTTCCGACAAGGTCTCCTGCATTGTTTATGAGAACATCCAGATTCGCCCACTCGTTCCCGATACGGGATACGAGTTTTTTTACATCCCCTTCATTGGACAAATCCGCCTGACAGGTGAGCGCGATCCCCCCTGCCGTTTGAATCTCCCGGGCCAGGGCTTCCGCCTTTTCTCCGCTGCTGTAATAGTGAATCATAACGGAAGCGCCCCGAGAAGCCAGTTCCCGGGTAATCGCTTCACCTATACCCGATGCGCCGCCGGTCACCAGTACTTTCTTTTCCTTCAATGAATTCATACGCCCTCCTCATGTTGTCTACCAGAAACATACAGGTTTATTACAGGTTGATTCACCTGTTCATATAATGATGCCGGAAATCCCGGATCGAGATGTCACCTTGACGGTGAGCCGCTGTTTTCCGGCGCAGGACCGGTGGAATTCCGTATAAAAATCTTCACAGGCACGACGGTCCTGATCGGCCCGGGAGATCCGTGCTCCAGTGAAGAAAACAGCGTATCGACCGCAACCCTGGCAAGGAGCGGAATATCGACCCCAACGCTCGTCAAAGAAGGAGAAAACTGCATACACTGTTCCGTTTCATCAAAACCGACAAAACTTATTTCACCGGGAACCTGCAAGCCCCGTTTTTTCGCAGCTTCCATGGCACCCAGGGCCACGCTCGCGTTACAGGCACAGACAGCCGTCGGCAATTCCTGACCTTCCAGGATTTTAGCCATGGCCTCCATTCCATTTTCAAAATTCCAGGAACTGTGAAAAATCCGGGACTCAACATCTGAATGGATACTGACAAAATCCATATAGCTGTCGCGGCAGGTATCAGTTGTATAGTAGCCGTCCATGCCGTTTATAAAGAAAATCCTGCGGTGTCCCAGGGAATACAGATAATCCAGGGCGATTTTCGCGGTATTTGTGCGGTCCTCAAGGACCATAGGAAAGCGATCATGTACCCTGTTCACCAGAACAAGGGGTTTGTTGGTGGCCTCAGCCTGGTTCAAAGCTTTTTCCGGAGCCTGACTTACGAATATAAAACCCGCCACACCGCTTTTCATCAGCTGGACAGGAAATTCACCGTTCCTGTCTATGGTCGTATAAAGCAGGTTGTATCCGCGCCCCCTGATTTCCCGGCCAATGGAGTAAAAGAGATTTGAATGAAAGGGCTCGGTAATGCGGTCAACGGAAAAACTACCCCGGGGAAGAATAAATGCCAGGGTATGCGAATTATCTTCGGATATGTCCGCTTTAATCCTTGGAAGGACTACCGTCCCTTTTCCTGGCTTCTTGAGTATCAGGCCATCCCGCAGGAGCAGATTCAAGGCTTTACGGACAGTCAAACGATCCACACCGAAGCGCTCACCTAAAATTCTTTCAGATGGAAGATACTTTTCTTCCTGGGTATCTTCCTTCTTGATCTGCTCAAGGAGGGCTTCATACACTTGAATGTATTTGCTCCGTTCCTTTTGAAATTGCATATGAACATCCCCTACCGCATCAAAAAAACATTGCGCCCCCGGCATATACATGCTATGATTGGTGCATACAGGTAGTATACTGGTTGATGCACTGTTTTACTTTACCAGCAATTTGCGTTTAACGCAATAAATTTTTAGGAGGTATCTATGAAGAAGACGATGTTGGCTCTTCTGGTATCCTTTCTGGTGATCGCCGTTTTCGGGATGACTACGGTATTCGCCGAGGGCGCCAAAGAGGACGGTTCCGGACAGCAATACGTTATCAAGATGGCAACACCCAGTAACCCGGAGGATTCGTGTGTAAAGGCTTTTTTCCACTTCAAGGAACTGGTGGAAGAGAACAGCGATGGACGCATCCAAGTCCAGGTCCTCCATTCAGGCCAGCTAGGCGGTCATCGCGACTACATTGAAGGACTGCAGATGGGCAGTATCCAGATGGCGGAAATCAACACCTCAGTACTCTCTGCCATCGATGACCAGTTCATGATCTTTGACCTGCCCTACATTGCCAAAAGCGTGGAACACGAAATCCGTGTCATCGAAGGCGGAGTCGGCGAAAGACTCTCCAAGGCCCTTGAAGATAAAACGGGCATCAAGATCGTCGGCTGGATGGTTCGTACCCCCCGCAGCGTTTATAATTCCAAGCGCCCCATTCGTACCGCGGATGATTTTAACGGGATTAAAATCCGGGTTATGGAAAGCCCCGTCATGATGAAAACAATGGAGCTACTCGGAGCGAAACCGGTACCCCTGGCTGCAACTGAACGCTACATGGCCCTTCAAACCGGAGTCGTGGATGCGGCGGAGAACAGTCCTCCTCTGATCATTACCGAGAAAGAGTACGAGGTAACGGATTATCTCTCCCTCACGGAGCACTTCGTGACTCCAAATATCATCGCCATCGACGGAAAGTTTCTCAATAAACTTCCCCAGGATCTGCAGAAGGTTGTTCTGGATGCAGGCAAGGCCGCCGGCAAATATGCCATACAGCAGGACCAGGACCAGCTGGCCGGGGCAATCGATACCCTGAAGGGACTGGGAATGGAAGTGAACGCGATACCCGATAAAACCAGCTTTATCAACAAGGTTAAACCCTTGTACGCCGAATACCAGGACCGGATTGGAAAAGATCTTATCGACGTCTTTGTAAATTCGAATTAAAATACTGTTTATAGTGCAACAAATGTCGGCCTGTCCCGTAATGAGACAGGCCGATTATTTAAGGGGGAAAGTCATGGATAAACTAATTGAAATCCTTTTTGACAGGCTGTTAACTCTTGTCCTGAAGATAGTAGGCATTGTACTGGTCTTAACGGTACTGTTGCAGATCTATTCCAGAATAGGAATGACCGCCCCCTACTCCTGGACTGAGGAGCTTTCCCGGTTCAGCTTTATCTGGTTCTGCTTCCTGGGCAGTTGTTACACCCTGCACAAGGATCTTCACCTGGGTATAGACTATTATTACGACAAAATGCCTCTCAAGGTGCAGAAAGCAGTCAGCGTCATTATTTCTTTATTGATACTGATCTTCGGTTTAATGCTTTTTGTGTACGGTCTGAAGATGATGCAGATCACCAGTTTCCAGAAGTCACCCATCCTCAGACTCAATATGTCGAATATGTATGCTGTACTGCCCACCACCGGGTTTTTCTTTACAATTCACAGCATTCATAAACTCATCAGACACTTCAAGACTGCAAAATAGAGGGGATACGAGATGGTCGGCCTGATAGTTTTCGTCATTCTTATCGGACTAATGCTCATAAATGTGCCCATTGCCATTGGAACCGCCCTGGCCACCCTGGGGGGAATTATCGCCGTCGGCGACCTCCCGGTAATGGTGCTGGTACAGCGCATGTTTGTGGGCATCGATACGTTCACCCTTATTGCCGTACCCCTTTTTATCCTGACCGGACGCATGATGGCCCTGGGAGGGATTACCACCGATCTTATCAACCTTTCCAGGGTGCTCGTAGGTTTTATGCGCGGAGGACTGGCATACATAAATATTGTATCGAGCATGTTCTTTGCAGGAATCACCGGCTCCGCAGCCTCGGACACCTCTTCTGTTGGCGCAATTCTTATTCCCGCCATGGTCGAAAAAGGGTATGAAAAAGACTTTTCCGTGGCTGTTACAGCCACCTCTTCCACCATCGGTGTGATGATTCCACCAAGCATCCCCATGGTCATATACGGGGTCGCTTCCGGCTCTTCGATAGGGCGATTGTTCCTCGGCGGATTCGTACCCGGGGTTATGGTGGGACTGTTTTTAATGGCGGTTACATTTGTGCTGGCCCGAAAGCGAAACTACCCGGTGGAAGTACGGGTCCCCTTATCCACAGCTATAATCACGGTAATAAAAGGGATACCCGCCTTAATGACCATCCTGATAATAATCGTCGGAATAGTCAGCGGCGTGTTTACCCCAACGGAAGCAGCCGGGATTGCAGCATTTTACTCGTTTTTACTTGGTACCCTTTACTATAAAGAGCTTAAACTGAAACATATACCCGACATAATCGTGGAAGTCGCTACTACCACCGGTATGGTAGCCCTGATGATAGCAACAGCCAGCGCTCTGGGCTGGCTCTTTGCAAACCAGGGGATTCCCCAGATGATCGGAAACGCTCTTCTGAGCATAACCACAAATCCAGTAATAATCATGCTGCTGGTAAACCTGCTTCTGCTCTTTGTCGGTACATGGCTGGATCTCAGTCCCGCCGTGATAATTTTTACCCCGATTTTGTTACCGATAGTACAACAGATCGGAATTGATCCGGTACATTTCGGCGTAATCATGGTCGTGAACCTTGCAATCGGGCTTTTCACGCCGCCAGTGGGAGTATGTCTTTTTGTCTCCTGCGGTATTGCAGGGATTTCCATTGCCAAAACCGTGCGCGCATTTATTCCGTTCTTTGTTTCAATGGTACTGGTACTGATTCTGATTACATACATACCGCAGCTGGTTATGTTTTTACCGAATCTATTAATGCCCTGAGAAAGGAGCCCCTATGAGAAAAATCCGCTTCGGCAAAACCGAACTTATGGTCAGCGAACTCGCCTTCGGAGGCATCCCGATACAGCGCCATCCCCGGGAGCAGGCGATTGAGGAAATCCGAAAGGTGCTCGACATGGGTGTCAATTTTATCGATACCGCCCACGGCTATACCGACAGCGAGGAGAAGATCGGAGAGGCCATAAAAGCCTACCCCAGGGAATCCCTCGTTATTGCCTCCAAATCCCCGGCCATGGATGGCGACGGATTTCGCGAACACCTGGAGCTGAGTCTCAAACGGCTGGGCGTGGAATACATCG encodes:
- a CDS encoding FAD-dependent oxidoreductase, with protein sequence MSSTSYTKLEPVEIDSVKIPCSYCHTLVLGSGCASLSTAVRLKRAGLEDLCIVTDNIFGGTSRNTGSDKQTYYKLSDSTRDPDTPYRMAEALTAGGAMHGDIALIEAIGSENGFYNLVGMGVPFPYNPWGGFTGYKTDHDPLQRGVSLGPYTSKLMTEYLERECRTLGIDIMDHHDVVKLIRLDDRAAGALIMNKREMDTDSRGLRLILCDNLVFGLGGPGGFYEKTVYPKPQNGGIGLALEIGATAANLTESQYGLTSQKFRWNLSGSYHQVLPRYYSIDGETGETFDFLNDYFPDMASLMNAVFLKGYQWPFDPRKIPDYGSSLLDVLVYRETEILGRKVYMDFRENPKGNDHIGRFDPALLGREAAEYWRNSGIDGTTPIERLRQLNPAAIQLYLDHNIDLAAEPLEMAVSAQHNNGGLAADIWWESVNIRRLFPVGEANGTHGAARPGGTALNSGQVGAFRAAQKIALAYRDKTLDTEKARDSGRRAASEILGILQQLTAGTPVPDCDREYKTGFQQRMSRYAAAVRSAQTAKEAKAAAEKQQKDYTELRVDPMRLSIALKLRHMVFAHRMYLEAIADYIQQGGGSRASSLVIAAEGQEGTPVHPLLPDWRIVPENLKLRGRIQHIRWNPDTKKPEFDWIDTRPIPTEDSWFETVWARYLDGSVFK
- a CDS encoding carboxymuconolactone decarboxylase family protein, whose translation is MSFNPLAPIEKNDKDLYAYVEHGRSMALEAGSLGRMEKLLIAMALDAAHGAANGVKSLALQAMEAGASREQVMEALRVAAYISGVGSVYTAAAGLQDVLN
- a CDS encoding iron-containing alcohol dehydrogenase, with protein sequence MNNFEFASPTKIVFGKGTEKEVGKRAAEYSKSVLIHYGSDRVKKSGLFDTVVASLKAEGIEYSELGGVMPNPRLGLVREGIELCKRKDIGLILALGGGSVIDSAKGIAAGVANPDQDVWDYFIGKADPKACMPVGVILTIPAAGSEASQSCVLTNENGWYKRGRNNELFRPKFAIMNPELTFSLPPYQTASGIADIMSHVMERYFTNVQKVGFTDRLCEATLKTVIENAPLVIENPEDYDARAEIMWASTVAHNDLLSTGRIGDFGSHQIEHELSGIYDVAHGAGLAVIQPAWMKHIYKHDVTRFVQFAVRVWNVDERFDNPERTALEGIERLKAFFSSIGMPVTLKELGVSADRFDEIAAKTFQERGSGVGNYVKLSEKDVKAILEIARE
- the ilvD gene encoding dihydroxy-acid dehydratase, with protein sequence MSGYKENLEFIQRPENARARSLLKSMGYDSEDLKRPRIGIANSWGETSPGHIHLRAVADAVKAGVWQAGGAPFEFNSPAQCPMAVGEHGMRYDLPTRDIIAAEVEAITKIGLLDALVLISSCDKNVPAHLLAAARLDIPVIFVPGGPMSSGGSCGGSVTIANLDEECYLYGIGEPGISEEELADIENASCPGAGSCAILGTANTMQCLVEAMGLCLPGGGTAPAVSARRLWQAKESGRRIVQLTNDDIRSSDLITKKSVRNAIKALHALGGSTNAIAHLLALAYEKRWEDEINLDLIEKFSDQVPCITNVTPSGTYSMSDFDAAGGVQAVLKSIESHLETDAASVSGQTLKELLDNAVFRPSDIIRELSNPTAENGLVVLRGNLASSAIVRTPVIPRDMLCHEGPARVFHSQEEAIRALRDHRIKAGDVLVLRYEGPKGGPGFNEVFKVIGFLNALGLESSCALVTDGRISGFAKGPYICQVSPEAAEGGPLALVEDGDTIRIDVPGRRLDIKVDAQVLEKRRLSWKRPEPRVRDGVLTLYAKLANPPEYGGGINMRL
- a CDS encoding SDR family NAD(P)-dependent oxidoreductase, giving the protein MNSLKEKKVLVTGGASGIGEAITRELASRGASVMIHYYSSGEKAEALAREIQTAGGIALTCQADLSNEGDVKKLVSRIGNEWANLDVLINNAGDLVGRRSLEDLDMDFYRKVMSVNLDSMILVTREALPLLKKSGCSSVVNLASLAGRKGGHTGSLVYSTAKGAVLTFTRSLSVELAEYGVRVNAVAPGLILGSRFHATHTTEESKNETIRGIPLGRAGVCEDVARAVAFLASEYDGFITGATLDINGGVYSA
- a CDS encoding substrate-binding domain-containing protein → MQFQKERSKYIQVYEALLEQIKKEDTQEEKYLPSERILGERFGVDRLTVRKALNLLLRDGLILKKPGKGTVVLPRIKADISEDNSHTLAFILPRGSFSVDRITEPFHSNLFYSIGREIRGRGYNLLYTTIDRNGEFPVQLMKSGVAGFIFVSQAPEKALNQAEATNKPLVLVNRVHDRFPMVLEDRTNTAKIALDYLYSLGHRRIFFINGMDGYYTTDTCRDSYMDFVSIHSDVESRIFHSSWNFENGMEAMAKILEGQELPTAVCACNASVALGAMEAAKKRGLQVPGEISFVGFDETEQCMQFSPSLTSVGVDIPLLARVAVDTLFSSLEHGSPGPIRTVVPVKIFIRNSTGPAPENSGSPSR
- a CDS encoding TRAP transporter substrate-binding protein, which produces MKKTMLALLVSFLVIAVFGMTTVFAEGAKEDGSGQQYVIKMATPSNPEDSCVKAFFHFKELVEENSDGRIQVQVLHSGQLGGHRDYIEGLQMGSIQMAEINTSVLSAIDDQFMIFDLPYIAKSVEHEIRVIEGGVGERLSKALEDKTGIKIVGWMVRTPRSVYNSKRPIRTADDFNGIKIRVMESPVMMKTMELLGAKPVPLAATERYMALQTGVVDAAENSPPLIITEKEYEVTDYLSLTEHFVTPNIIAIDGKFLNKLPQDLQKVVLDAGKAAGKYAIQQDQDQLAGAIDTLKGLGMEVNAIPDKTSFINKVKPLYAEYQDRIGKDLIDVFVNSN
- a CDS encoding TRAP transporter small permease, whose protein sequence is MDKLIEILFDRLLTLVLKIVGIVLVLTVLLQIYSRIGMTAPYSWTEELSRFSFIWFCFLGSCYTLHKDLHLGIDYYYDKMPLKVQKAVSVIISLLILIFGLMLFVYGLKMMQITSFQKSPILRLNMSNMYAVLPTTGFFFTIHSIHKLIRHFKTAK
- a CDS encoding TRAP transporter large permease is translated as MVGLIVFVILIGLMLINVPIAIGTALATLGGIIAVGDLPVMVLVQRMFVGIDTFTLIAVPLFILTGRMMALGGITTDLINLSRVLVGFMRGGLAYINIVSSMFFAGITGSAASDTSSVGAILIPAMVEKGYEKDFSVAVTATSSTIGVMIPPSIPMVIYGVASGSSIGRLFLGGFVPGVMVGLFLMAVTFVLARKRNYPVEVRVPLSTAIITVIKGIPALMTILIIIVGIVSGVFTPTEAAGIAAFYSFLLGTLYYKELKLKHIPDIIVEVATTTGMVALMIATASALGWLFANQGIPQMIGNALLSITTNPVIIMLLVNLLLLFVGTWLDLSPAVIIFTPILLPIVQQIGIDPVHFGVIMVVNLAIGLFTPPVGVCLFVSCGIAGISIAKTVRAFIPFFVSMVLVLILITYIPQLVMFLPNLLMP